One Bosea sp. 685 DNA segment encodes these proteins:
- a CDS encoding SDR family NAD(P)-dependent oxidoreductase → MAKTILISGATAGFGAATARRFVQAGWQVIGTGRRAERLDALKAELGEAFHGAAFDITDEAAMLVALAALPEGFKGIDVLVNNAGLALGTKPAPQSALSDWKTMIGTNVTGLVTLTHHLLPGLIERKGAIVNIASVAANWPYSGGNVYGATKAFVQQFSLGLRSDLHGKGVRVTSIEPGLCESEFTLVRNGGDQKAYDALYGGANALQPHDIAETIFWIATQPAHVNVNSLEIMPVSQSFAGFQVHREA, encoded by the coding sequence ATGGCCAAGACGATTCTGATTTCGGGTGCGACGGCGGGCTTCGGGGCGGCGACCGCGCGCCGCTTCGTTCAGGCCGGCTGGCAGGTCATCGGCACGGGCCGGCGCGCTGAACGGCTGGACGCGCTGAAGGCCGAACTCGGCGAGGCCTTCCACGGCGCCGCCTTCGACATCACCGACGAGGCGGCGATGCTGGTGGCGCTCGCGGCCCTGCCCGAAGGTTTCAAGGGCATCGACGTGCTGGTCAACAATGCCGGCCTCGCGCTCGGAACCAAGCCGGCTCCGCAATCCGCGCTCTCCGACTGGAAGACGATGATCGGCACCAATGTCACCGGTCTCGTGACGCTGACGCATCACCTGCTGCCGGGGTTGATCGAGCGCAAGGGCGCGATCGTCAACATCGCCTCGGTCGCGGCGAACTGGCCCTATTCCGGCGGCAACGTCTATGGCGCCACGAAAGCCTTCGTGCAGCAGTTCTCGCTCGGGCTGCGCTCCGACCTGCATGGCAAGGGCGTGCGCGTGACCTCGATTGAGCCCGGCCTATGCGAGAGCGAGTTCACACTGGTGCGCAATGGCGGCGACCAGAAGGCCTATGACGCGCTTTATGGCGGAGCCAACGCATTGCAGCCGCACGACATCGCCGAGACGATCTTCTGGATCGCGACGCAGCCCGCGCATGTGAACGTCAATAGCCTCGAGATCATGCCGGTAAGCCAGTCCTTCGCCGGCTTCCAGGTTCATCGGGAAGCCTGA
- a CDS encoding ABC transporter permease, which yields MAALRQLWSTITERHGLGVAVFIGGAVLFWVLVLIVLPQLAMFDVSLRHNLPRPEIGGPADVYTLKNYSYFLFGNGALNTLDIGVLVKTLIAAVIVTVLDIVICYPIAFILAHSATGVAARMMVIGLIVPFWINDILRAFAFRILFGATGVINGIGQALGLWSSPIDFIRADVALYAGLAYTYTLLMVFSIYNAVETLDRNQIEAARDMGASWWRVHWRVVLPVAKPGIASGATMVFMLTAGALAAPQILGGPSNLWFTQIIYQWFNDAGDWQRGSAYATILLVICLAFVFLMMRVFKVSIGAIGR from the coding sequence ATGGCAGCGCTTCGTCAACTCTGGAGCACCATCACTGAGCGGCACGGCCTGGGCGTCGCGGTCTTCATCGGCGGGGCGGTGCTGTTCTGGGTGCTGGTCCTGATCGTGCTGCCGCAGCTGGCGATGTTCGACGTCTCGCTGCGCCACAACCTGCCGCGCCCCGAGATCGGTGGGCCGGCCGATGTCTACACCTTGAAGAACTACAGCTATTTCCTGTTCGGCAATGGCGCGCTGAACACGCTCGACATCGGCGTGCTGGTCAAGACCTTGATCGCCGCCGTCATCGTCACCGTGCTCGACATCGTCATCTGCTATCCGATCGCCTTCATCCTCGCCCATTCCGCCACCGGCGTCGCGGCGCGGATGATGGTCATCGGCCTGATCGTGCCCTTCTGGATCAACGACATCCTGCGCGCCTTCGCCTTCCGCATCCTGTTCGGCGCGACCGGCGTCATCAACGGCATCGGCCAGGCGCTGGGCCTGTGGTCGAGCCCGATCGACTTCATCCGCGCCGATGTCGCGCTCTATGCCGGGCTTGCCTACACCTACACCCTGCTGATGGTGTTCTCGATCTACAACGCGGTCGAGACGCTCGATCGCAACCAGATCGAGGCGGCGCGCGACATGGGCGCGAGCTGGTGGCGGGTGCATTGGCGCGTGGTGCTGCCGGTCGCCAAGCCCGGCATCGCATCCGGCGCGACCATGGTCTTCATGCTGACGGCGGGTGCGCTGGCGGCTCCGCAGATCCTCGGTGGCCCGTCGAACCTCTGGTTCACCCAGATCATCTACCAATGGTTCAATGACGCCGGCGACTGGCAGCGCGGTTCCGCCTACGCCACCATCCTGCTCGTCATCTGCCTCGCCTTCGTCTTCCTGATGATGCGCGTCTTCAAGGTCTCGATCGGGGCGATCGGGCGATGA
- a CDS encoding extracellular solute-binding protein — protein sequence MSKKPGTPEKPGTTFARRDVLKLAAMAGVAMPALISRSALASSGEINIMMWSDYLPESFVKGFTEKTGIKVNFTGIGSNDDILNKMKASNGQGFDIVTPTVNRSPLWKDLGLLMPFDMKKVAIDKVNPAMALGETHWNFAGKGSHWLPHIWGTEGVSWRTDKFTPAGTAPSYYDVWDDANAGKTMGRGHSMILGLGLGMERRGELAPGSVWEAYKTPEKMTEVWTKLTEVAIKKKKNIKLVWNDADAQKNGLLNEGVIVGQTWDGPPIALKTAGEPVMYRAPVEGAMAWVDGLSLPIGAKNIDQIYAFIDACYDAKLAGEAIKTHGYNSPVVGADKFGGDVYAKNFADAYPGDSLAKLNPWPAEAPWYASQRSEFTNKFMSA from the coding sequence ATGTCCAAGAAGCCTGGAACGCCCGAGAAGCCTGGAACCACCTTCGCCCGCCGTGACGTCCTTAAGCTCGCTGCCATGGCCGGCGTCGCCATGCCGGCGCTCATCAGCCGCAGCGCGCTCGCTTCCTCGGGCGAGATCAACATCATGATGTGGTCGGACTATCTGCCCGAGAGCTTCGTCAAGGGCTTCACCGAGAAGACCGGCATCAAGGTCAATTTCACCGGCATCGGCTCGAATGACGACATCCTCAACAAGATGAAGGCGTCGAACGGGCAGGGCTTCGACATCGTCACCCCGACCGTCAACCGCAGCCCGCTCTGGAAGGATCTCGGCCTCTTGATGCCCTTCGACATGAAGAAGGTCGCGATCGACAAGGTGAACCCGGCCATGGCGCTGGGCGAGACGCATTGGAACTTCGCCGGCAAGGGCAGCCATTGGCTGCCGCATATCTGGGGCACCGAAGGCGTCTCCTGGCGCACCGACAAGTTCACGCCCGCCGGCACCGCGCCGAGCTATTACGACGTCTGGGACGACGCCAATGCCGGCAAGACGATGGGGCGCGGCCATTCGATGATCCTGGGCCTGGGTCTCGGCATGGAGCGTCGCGGCGAACTGGCGCCGGGCTCGGTCTGGGAGGCGTACAAGACGCCCGAAAAGATGACGGAGGTCTGGACCAAGCTGACCGAGGTCGCGATCAAGAAGAAGAAGAACATCAAGCTGGTCTGGAACGATGCCGACGCCCAGAAGAACGGCCTGCTCAACGAGGGCGTCATCGTCGGCCAGACCTGGGATGGGCCTCCGATCGCGCTCAAGACCGCCGGCGAGCCGGTGATGTACCGCGCGCCGGTCGAGGGCGCCATGGCCTGGGTCGACGGGCTCTCCCTGCCGATCGGCGCCAAGAACATCGATCAGATCTACGCCTTCATCGATGCCTGCTACGACGCCAAGCTCGCCGGCGAGGCGATCAAGACCCATGGCTACAACTCGCCGGTCGTCGGCGCCGACAAGTTCGGCGGCGATGTCTACGCCAAGAACTTCGCCGACGCCTATCCCGGCGACTCGCTGGCCAAGCTGAACCCCTGGCCGGCCGAGGCGCCCTGGTATGCGTCCCAGCGCTCGGAATTCACCAACAAGTTCATGAGCGCCTGA
- a CDS encoding amidohydrolase family protein, protein MPTDSAFDLIFRQANLGGHDGPVDIGISSGRIAAIAQRIVADAPEIVIDGRAVLPGFVDSHVHLDKACLLGRCGHIRGGLKEAIGAVSAMKRGFTVEDVHARGAQVLEKAITKGTTRMRTHLEVDPRAGLRSFEAIKALKRDYAWGLDLSICVFPQEGLTNDPGTEELLVEALRDGADVLGGCPYTDSDPHLQIERLFCLAERFDLDLDFHLDFDLDPSWMHLDEVCRQALRRGYRNRVAIGHVTKLSVLPPDAFARAAERLAEAGIAVTVLPATDLYLMGREVTHNVPRGLTPAHRLLAHGVTCSIATNNVLNPFTPFGDCSLLRMANLYANAAQIGPDGFGDCIDLVTTLPARLMRLDDYGIAVGNPADLIVLDSRTATDALAEIAEPVLGFKKGRQSFSRPAASLNKP, encoded by the coding sequence ATGCCCACCGACAGCGCCTTCGATCTGATCTTCCGCCAGGCCAATCTCGGCGGCCATGACGGCCCGGTCGATATCGGCATCAGCTCAGGCCGCATCGCCGCCATCGCGCAGCGGATCGTCGCGGACGCTCCCGAGATCGTCATCGACGGTCGTGCGGTGCTGCCGGGCTTCGTCGACAGCCATGTCCATCTCGACAAGGCCTGCCTGCTCGGCCGCTGCGGACATATTCGTGGCGGCCTGAAGGAGGCGATCGGCGCGGTCTCCGCGATGAAGCGTGGTTTCACCGTCGAAGACGTTCATGCGCGCGGCGCGCAGGTGCTGGAGAAGGCAATCACTAAGGGCACGACGCGGATGCGCACTCATCTGGAGGTCGATCCACGCGCGGGCCTGCGCAGCTTCGAGGCGATCAAGGCGCTGAAGCGCGATTATGCCTGGGGGCTCGACCTCTCTATCTGTGTCTTTCCCCAGGAGGGGCTGACCAATGATCCCGGCACGGAGGAGCTATTGGTCGAGGCCCTGCGGGACGGCGCGGATGTGCTGGGCGGCTGCCCCTATACCGACAGCGACCCGCATCTGCAGATCGAGCGGCTGTTCTGCCTGGCCGAACGCTTCGATCTCGATCTCGATTTCCACCTCGATTTCGATCTCGACCCGTCCTGGATGCATCTCGACGAGGTCTGCCGCCAGGCGCTGCGGCGCGGTTACCGGAACCGCGTCGCCATCGGCCATGTCACGAAACTCTCAGTGCTGCCGCCCGATGCCTTCGCAAGGGCGGCCGAACGCCTGGCCGAGGCCGGCATCGCGGTGACAGTTCTGCCGGCGACCGATCTCTATCTGATGGGCCGGGAGGTGACACATAATGTGCCGCGCGGGCTGACCCCGGCACATCGCCTGCTCGCCCATGGCGTCACCTGCTCGATCGCCACCAACAATGTGCTGAACCCCTTCACGCCCTTTGGCGACTGTTCGCTGCTGCGGATGGCGAATCTCTACGCCAATGCCGCCCAGATCGGGCCGGACGGTTTTGGCGACTGCATCGATCTCGTCACGACGCTGCCGGCACGATTGATGCGGCTCGATGATTACGGCATCGCGGTCGGCAACCCCGCCGACCTGATCGTACTGGATTCAAGGACTGCTACCGACGCGCTCGCCGAGATCGCCGAGCCCGTGCTGGGCTTCAAGAAGGGCAGGCAGAGCTTTTCGCGCCCGGCGGCGAGCTTGAACAAACCTTAG
- a CDS encoding TIGR03364 family FAD-dependent oxidoreductase, whose translation MTTFDLAIVGAGIVGLGHALAAAKRGKRVVVIDRDAQANGASVRNFGFVTVTGQGAGDCWSLARRAREIWVEIADAAGIDILQRGLVLAARLPESEAVIEAFLASEMGEGCERLSAGQALSHVPCLRPEATRFALYSPHEVRVESRQAVPLVARFLTERHGVEFRWGTSVVAVEAPRLITADGGVIEAEAVIVCPGDEFTALFPERIAAYGVTRCKLQMMRVRPATSVALGTAVMSDLGLGRYLGYAELPEAEPLMRRLDAEMAAHRENGVHLIVTQSADGSLVVGDSHHYAATPDPFGSESVDRLILDEFDAVLDLPGREVVERWIGTYASADGRWRFTDKPSDSVRIVVVTSGCGASTAFGIGEETIDELYGRQG comes from the coding sequence ATGACGACCTTCGATCTCGCCATCGTCGGTGCCGGCATCGTCGGACTCGGCCATGCGCTCGCGGCCGCGAAGCGCGGCAAGCGTGTTGTCGTGATCGATCGCGACGCGCAGGCCAATGGCGCCTCGGTGCGCAATTTCGGCTTCGTCACGGTGACGGGGCAGGGCGCCGGCGATTGCTGGAGCCTTGCCCGGCGCGCCCGCGAAATCTGGGTCGAGATCGCGGATGCGGCCGGCATCGACATCCTCCAGCGCGGGCTCGTCCTGGCCGCTCGCTTGCCGGAATCGGAGGCCGTGATCGAGGCCTTCCTGGCGAGCGAGATGGGGGAGGGCTGCGAACGCCTCAGCGCCGGACAGGCGCTTTCGCATGTGCCTTGCCTGAGGCCCGAGGCGACGCGCTTCGCCTTGTACAGCCCCCATGAGGTGCGCGTGGAATCGCGCCAGGCGGTGCCGCTGGTCGCGCGCTTCCTTACTGAGCGCCATGGCGTCGAATTTCGCTGGGGCACGAGCGTCGTCGCGGTCGAGGCCCCGCGCCTGATCACCGCCGATGGCGGCGTCATCGAGGCCGAGGCCGTGATTGTCTGCCCCGGCGACGAGTTCACGGCGCTGTTCCCGGAGCGGATCGCAGCCTATGGCGTGACCCGTTGCAAGCTGCAGATGATGCGCGTCAGGCCTGCCACATCCGTTGCCCTGGGGACCGCGGTCATGTCCGATCTCGGGCTCGGCCGCTATCTCGGCTATGCCGAATTGCCGGAGGCCGAGCCGTTGATGCGGCGGCTCGACGCCGAGATGGCGGCCCATCGCGAAAACGGCGTCCACCTGATCGTGACCCAATCGGCCGACGGCTCGCTGGTCGTCGGCGACAGCCATCATTATGCCGCGACGCCCGACCCCTTCGGGTCCGAAAGCGTCGATCGCCTGATCCTCGACGAGTTCGACGCGGTGCTCGACCTACCGGGCCGGGAGGTCGTCGAGCGCTGGATCGGCACCTATGCCTCGGCCGATGGCCGTTGGCGCTTCACCGACAAGCCGTCCGATTCCGTCCGTATCGTCGTCGTCACCAGCGGCTGCGGCGCCTCGACGGCCTTCGGGATCGGCGAGGAAACCATCGACGAACTCTATGGGCGGCAAGGATGA
- the phnX gene encoding phosphonoacetaldehyde hydrolase produces the protein MSKFKAVVFDWAGTMIDFGSFAPMGAFVDTFAKFGVAVTIPDARKPMGLPKRLHIAAMLAEPHIAEGWRAAQGALPDEAAIDAVYKLFVPLNEEVVSNYCTLVPGALETVNHIRAKGMKIGSTTGYTRSIMQRVLPLAAAQGYAPDNLVCADDLPLGRPTAIGMYKCFLDLMVHPASAVIKVDDTEPGIAEGVEAGCVTVGLTLSGNEAGLTPDELAALSPAERQALHERVAAKLIAAGADYVIGTVAELPALIDRLEDDR, from the coding sequence ATGAGCAAATTCAAGGCGGTGGTGTTCGATTGGGCCGGCACCATGATCGATTTCGGCTCATTTGCGCCGATGGGGGCTTTCGTCGACACCTTCGCCAAATTCGGCGTCGCGGTGACGATCCCCGATGCCCGCAAGCCGATGGGCCTGCCCAAGCGCTTGCATATCGCCGCGATGCTGGCGGAACCCCATATCGCCGAAGGCTGGCGGGCCGCGCAGGGCGCATTGCCGGACGAGGCCGCGATCGACGCCGTCTACAAGCTCTTCGTCCCCCTCAATGAGGAGGTGGTGAGCAATTACTGCACGCTGGTGCCCGGTGCGCTCGAAACCGTCAATCATATCCGCGCCAAGGGCATGAAGATCGGCTCGACCACGGGCTATACCCGTTCGATCATGCAGCGCGTGCTGCCGCTGGCAGCCGCGCAGGGCTATGCGCCCGACAATCTCGTCTGCGCCGATGATCTGCCGTTGGGACGGCCGACCGCGATCGGCATGTATAAATGCTTCCTCGATTTGATGGTCCATCCCGCCTCGGCCGTGATCAAGGTCGACGATACCGAGCCCGGCATTGCCGAGGGCGTCGAGGCGGGCTGCGTCACGGTCGGGTTGACTCTGTCGGGCAATGAGGCCGGCCTGACGCCGGACGAACTTGCAGCGCTCAGCCCCGCCGAGCGGCAGGCGCTGCATGAACGCGTTGCCGCCAAGCTGATCGCGGCCGGTGCGGACTATGTCATCGGCACTGTCGCCGAGCTGCCGGCCCTGATCGACCGGCTGGAGGACGACCGCTGA
- a CDS encoding ABC transporter ATP-binding protein — MNTRDVVLEHVSIRFGNYRAVENAHLSIKGGEFFSFLGPSGCGKTTLLRCISGFVQPSEGRVLIGGKDMRNVGPNKRPTALIFQNLALFPLLSVAENIAFPLEVRGVGRKDRRKRADELLEMIALPGTGDKKVHELSGGQRQRVAIARALAAEPDILLLDEPLSALDLKLRQHMRTELRAIQRRVGLTFIYITHDQGEALTMSDQVAVMNAGVVEQVGDPQTIYNRPKTPFVASFVGETNAIPGAVIGQQGALVTLDTALGPLTGQSAGGRDYQAGELCTLFVRPEQLALADAAPATNAITARRVNEEFEGSIRTLYLSANGLDLRLYRMNADASGPAPAADGAASVWFRPEHATVLPVDPSRSG; from the coding sequence ATGAACACCAGGGACGTCGTCCTCGAACACGTATCGATCCGCTTCGGAAACTACAGGGCCGTCGAGAACGCCCATCTTTCGATCAAGGGCGGTGAGTTCTTCTCGTTCCTCGGGCCGTCGGGCTGCGGCAAGACGACATTGCTGCGCTGCATCTCGGGCTTCGTCCAGCCGAGCGAGGGCCGCGTGCTGATCGGCGGCAAGGATATGAGGAATGTCGGCCCCAACAAGCGGCCGACCGCGCTGATCTTCCAGAATCTTGCACTCTTTCCGCTGCTTTCGGTCGCCGAGAACATCGCCTTTCCGCTCGAGGTGCGTGGCGTCGGGCGCAAAGACCGTCGCAAGCGCGCTGATGAACTGCTCGAGATGATCGCGCTGCCCGGCACCGGCGACAAGAAGGTGCACGAACTCTCGGGCGGGCAGCGCCAGCGTGTCGCGATCGCCCGCGCGCTTGCAGCCGAGCCCGACATCCTGCTGCTCGACGAGCCGCTCTCGGCGCTCGACCTCAAGCTGCGCCAGCATATGCGCACCGAATTGCGCGCCATCCAGCGGCGCGTCGGCCTGACCTTCATCTACATCACCCATGACCAGGGCGAGGCCCTGACCATGTCGGATCAGGTCGCGGTGATGAATGCCGGCGTGGTCGAGCAGGTCGGCGATCCGCAGACGATCTACAACCGGCCCAAAACCCCCTTCGTCGCCTCCTTCGTCGGCGAGACCAACGCGATTCCAGGCGCCGTCATTGGCCAGCAAGGCGCATTGGTGACGCTCGACACAGCGCTCGGCCCGCTCACCGGGCAGTCGGCGGGCGGGCGCGACTATCAGGCCGGCGAGCTCTGCACCTTGTTCGTCAGGCCCGAACAGCTCGCCCTTGCCGATGCGGCCCCCGCGACGAATGCGATCACCGCCAGGCGCGTCAACGAGGAGTTCGAGGGCTCGATCCGCACGCTCTACCTCAGCGCCAACGGGCTCGATCTCAGGCTTTACCGCATGAATGCCGATGCCTCAGGGCCGGCGCCCGCAGCTGACGGCGCGGCCAGCGTCTGGTTTCGCCCCGAGCATGCGACCGTTCTTCCCGTCGATCCGTCGCGGAGCGGTTGA
- a CDS encoding alkaline phosphatase family protein, whose amino-acid sequence MRPNVLLITADQWRGDCLSAVGHPSVRTPNIDALAAEGVLFARHYAGAAPCSPARAALYTGLYQMNHRVCRNGSPLDDRFDNLARLGRRAGYDPTLFGYTDVSLDPRTLPPGDPHLTTYEGVLPGFSVRELLPEHEKPWLSWLRSRGHESATDRGVHAPTGQGGTLGNAPPAYGRDETQTAYLTDAFLRWRSEQDAPWFAHLSFLRPHPPFVVPAPYNTMFTAQDGPEFVRAPDRATEAALHSYLAFQIAQNTQSGFVQGASGRVQDWNAGELATLRATYFGMIAEVDAQLGRIWRGLQASGEWERTIIIFCSDHGEMAGDHWLLGKGGFFEGSYHIPLVIRDPAQGVHAGRRIEQFTSAADIMPTLAERLDQAPLNHQDGRSLLPFLAGRAPASWRDAAFWEFDFRDIETGVAERHFGLGSNACNLSVIRDEAYKYVHFAGLPPLLFDLKRDPAETRDLASDPAHLAVRLHYAEKLLALRARHLDQTLAYTHLSGRGPVFKSFDA is encoded by the coding sequence ATGAGGCCCAACGTCCTTCTGATCACCGCCGACCAATGGCGCGGCGACTGCCTCTCGGCTGTCGGCCATCCCAGCGTGCGGACGCCGAATATCGATGCGCTGGCAGCCGAGGGCGTGCTGTTCGCGCGTCATTACGCGGGAGCGGCGCCTTGCTCGCCGGCGCGGGCGGCGCTCTATACCGGCCTTTACCAGATGAACCATCGCGTCTGCCGCAATGGTTCGCCATTGGATGATCGCTTCGACAACCTCGCCAGGCTTGGCCGGCGGGCGGGCTATGACCCGACGCTGTTCGGTTACACCGACGTCTCGCTTGATCCCCGGACCTTGCCGCCGGGCGACCCGCATCTGACGACCTATGAGGGCGTGCTGCCGGGCTTTTCCGTGCGTGAATTGCTGCCGGAACACGAAAAGCCCTGGCTGTCCTGGCTCCGCTCGCGTGGGCATGAGAGCGCGACCGATCGCGGCGTGCATGCGCCGACAGGGCAGGGCGGTACGCTCGGCAACGCGCCTCCGGCCTATGGCCGGGACGAAACCCAGACCGCCTATCTGACCGATGCCTTCCTGCGCTGGCGCTCCGAGCAGGATGCGCCCTGGTTCGCGCATCTCTCCTTCCTGAGGCCGCATCCGCCCTTCGTCGTGCCGGCGCCCTACAATACGATGTTCACCGCGCAGGACGGGCCGGAATTCGTCCGTGCGCCAGACCGTGCGACCGAGGCGGCGCTTCACTCTTATCTGGCCTTCCAGATCGCGCAGAACACGCAATCCGGCTTCGTTCAGGGCGCGAGCGGACGCGTCCAGGACTGGAACGCCGGGGAACTCGCCACGCTGCGCGCCACCTATTTCGGCATGATCGCCGAGGTCGACGCCCAGCTCGGCCGGATATGGCGGGGACTGCAGGCGAGTGGCGAATGGGAGCGCACCATCATCATCTTCTGCTCCGACCATGGCGAGATGGCCGGCGATCACTGGCTGCTCGGCAAGGGCGGCTTCTTTGAAGGCAGCTACCATATCCCGCTGGTGATCCGCGATCCGGCCCAGGGCGTGCATGCCGGCCGCAGGATCGAGCAGTTCACCTCGGCTGCCGACATCATGCCGACATTGGCCGAGCGGCTCGATCAAGCACCCTTGAACCATCAGGACGGGCGCTCGCTGCTGCCGTTCCTGGCGGGGCGGGCGCCGGCCTCCTGGCGCGACGCGGCCTTCTGGGAATTCGATTTCCGCGACATCGAGACCGGTGTGGCGGAGCGCCATTTTGGCCTCGGCTCCAACGCCTGCAACCTCTCCGTCATTCGCGACGAGGCCTATAAATATGTCCATTTCGCTGGCTTGCCGCCGCTGCTCTTCGACCTGAAGCGCGACCCCGCCGAGACGCGCGATCTCGCGTCGGACCCGGCCCATCTCGCTGTCAGGCTGCATTATGCGGAGAAGCTGCTCGCGCTGAGGGCGCGGCATCTCGACCAGACGCTGGCCTATACGCATCTCTCCGGTCGCGGTCCGGTCTTCAAATCTTTCGACGCCTGA
- a CDS encoding ABC transporter permease has protein sequence MTTRGMGGGLFAFSYALLFFLFLFGPLIIMVITAFNSSAFPRVVPWECFTTDWFGVLVRNERLMSGLWTSLAIGIAVVAIAVPFGLAGALALADIGPRLRAGLYAVLITPILIPGVVLGISTIVFWSFVGRGVGASYDTVFYNGFFLTLLGQVAFIASYAMLVLNARLQRFDPTLTEAALDLGATPGQAFRKILLPFMKPALGSAAFITFLASFENYNTTVFTILSGNTFTTALASKVRLGTDPSLGACRHHHRGDADRRDGQRGPYPPPGASAQRQGRPVPALRQPALAPADASGRGPRFAPRRDGLHRLVGKPRRRECLPRRDPAGEAASAGKADAGAAQPHPAAGPGAGARPGAIEQPVALRRRVQSKFAGAACPARASRRAAFVEQSLALRWGLQPELACAQAMMGRGSAWSLSSFLRNAPVIPDAAPGSDLRSAQG, from the coding sequence ATGACCACTCGCGGCATGGGCGGCGGCCTCTTCGCGTTCAGCTACGCGCTGTTGTTCTTCCTGTTCCTGTTCGGTCCGCTGATCATCATGGTGATCACGGCTTTCAACTCCTCTGCCTTCCCCAGGGTGGTGCCCTGGGAGTGCTTCACCACCGACTGGTTCGGCGTGCTGGTGCGCAATGAGCGGTTGATGAGCGGGCTGTGGACCAGCCTCGCGATCGGCATCGCTGTGGTCGCGATCGCGGTGCCGTTCGGGCTGGCGGGCGCGCTCGCGCTTGCCGATATCGGCCCGCGCCTGCGGGCCGGGCTCTATGCGGTGCTGATCACACCGATCCTGATCCCCGGCGTCGTGCTCGGCATCTCGACCATCGTCTTCTGGAGTTTTGTTGGGCGCGGGGTGGGCGCCAGCTACGATACGGTCTTCTACAACGGTTTCTTCCTGACGCTGCTCGGGCAGGTCGCCTTCATCGCCTCCTATGCTATGCTGGTCCTCAACGCCCGGCTTCAGCGCTTCGACCCGACGCTGACGGAGGCCGCGCTCGATCTCGGCGCGACGCCGGGCCAGGCCTTCCGCAAGATCCTGCTGCCCTTCATGAAGCCGGCGCTGGGCTCGGCCGCCTTCATCACCTTCCTGGCCTCGTTTGAGAACTACAACACTACCGTCTTCACCATCCTGTCGGGCAACACCTTCACCACGGCGCTCGCCTCGAAGGTCAGGCTCGGCACCGACCCCTCTCTCGGCGCTTGCCGTCATCATCATCGCGGTGACGCTGATCGGCGCGATGGTCAGCGAGGCCCATACCCGCCGCCAGGAGCTTCTGCGCAGCGGCAAGGCCGGCCAGTCCCGGCTCTACGCCAACCCGCTCTCGCGCCTGCTGACGCATCCGGGCGCGGTCCTCGTTTTGCTCCTCGGCGTGACGGGCTTCATCGTCTGGTCGGCAAGCCGCGTCGACGCGAATGTTTGCCGCGCCGCGATCCTGCAGGAGAAGCAGCAAGTGCAGGAAAGGCTGATGCAGGAGCAGCGCAACCGCATCCAGCAGCAGGCCCCGGCGCAGGCGCCCGCCCAGGCGCCATCGAACAACCCGTCGCCCTTCGGCGGCGCGTTCAATCCAAATTCGCTGGCGCCGCCTGCCCAGCCCGCGCCTCCCGCCGCGCCGCCTTCGTCGAACAATCCCTCGCCCTTCGGTGGGGCCTTCAACCCGAACTCGCTTGCGCCCAAGCAATGATGGGGAGGGGAAGCGCTTGGAGCTTGTCGAGTTTTCTCCGAAACGCGCCCGTCATCCCGGACGCAGCCCCCGGGTCCGATCTTCGATCGGCCCAAGGATAA